A genomic window from Salvia hispanica cultivar TCC Black 2014 chromosome 5, UniMelb_Shisp_WGS_1.0, whole genome shotgun sequence includes:
- the LOC125189876 gene encoding uncharacterized protein LOC125189876, with amino-acid sequence MDMESPVSTDEYDISDMEPAQRRGKGKVADEDGPKKYSPQETMWLAKNYVDVSEDAMVGNQQSNKKEINKWNGKWTNVVRMWPSGHSEMDLVDKAKADYFADGKKHFKYFDVWKLVEKSPKYTGGAEAAAKRTKVAAGHYTSSEGGPPIDLNVTDDDFFLSSPGTESRPMGTKAAKRKAKGKATASYSAMPPPPPNPSLDKISDSMSDMSIRLRMGQLTELTSRDTSRMSEYELELHREMIEYLRTK; translated from the exons ATGGACATGGAATCGCCAGTTAGCACTGATGAGTACGATATCAGCGATATGGAGCCCGCTCAACGgaggggcaagggcaaggttGCCGATGAGGATGGGCCGAAGAAGTATAGTCCGCAGGAGACAATGTGGCTGGCCAAGAACTATGTCGACGTCTCCGAGGACGCTATGGTCGGCAACCAGCAAAGCAACAAA AAGGAGATTAACAAGTGGAATGGCAAGTGGACTAACGTAGTCCGGATGTGGCCGAGCGGGCACAGCGAGATGGACCTTGTGGACAAGGCCAAGGCAGATTACTTCGCTGACGGGAAGAAGCACTTCAAGTACTTCGACGTTTGGAAGCTTGTCGAGAAGAGCCCAAAGTACACCGGTGGGGCTGAAGCGGCGGCGAAGAGAACCAAAGTCGCCGCCGGACACTACACTTCGAGCGAAGGAGGTCCGCCAATCGACCTCAACGTGACAGACGATGACTTCTTCCTCTCATCTCCTGGTACTGAAAGCCGTCCGATGGGCACAAAGGCGGCAAAGAGGAAAGCAAAGGGGAAGGCAACTGCGAGCTACTCCGCtatgccgccgccgccacccaaTCCTTCCTTGGATAAGATATCAGACTCTATGTCGGATATGAGTATTAGGTTGCGGATGGGCCAGCTGACGGAGTTGACATCAAGGGATACCTCGAGAATGTCGGAGTACGAGCTCGAATTGCACCGTGAGATGATCGAATACCTTCGCacaaagtga